In Dolichospermum flos-aquae CCAP 1403/13F, the following proteins share a genomic window:
- the proS gene encoding proline--tRNA ligase gives MRLSQMLFVTLRDDPADAEIPSHKLLLRAGYIRRIGSGIYAYLPLMWRVLQKVSQIVREEMNATGAQECLLPQLQPSELWQESGRWDTYTKAEGIMFSLVDRREQQLGLGPTHEEVITTVARDMIRSYRQLPVHLYQIQTKFRDEIRPRFGLMRGREFIMKDGYSFHADEESLQKTYQEMYTAYSNMLRRSGLAFRAVEADSGAIGGSGSTEFMVLAEAGEDEVLYTEDGKYAANVEKAVSLPADAETSPFTTYEKRETPGIDTIEKLCNFLKCSPTQIVKNVLYQTVYDNGLTLLVLINIRGDQEINEVKLQNELTKLAPQFGAKTILTLTVPNAEAQETWKAKSLPLGYIAPDIADDYIAGSKQVNSQFVRLVDQTAVELKNFVTGANESGFHVVGANWNEQFKLPAIAVDIRKAKLGDRSLHDPTQTLQTARGIEAGHIFQLGTKYSQAMGATYTNEQGEEKPLVMGCYGVGVSRLAQSAVEQSYDKDGIIWPVAIAPYHAIITIPNIKDAQQIAVAEKLYTELNSSGVETLLDDRDERAGVKFKDADLIGIPFRIVTGRAITNGKVEVVKRANRESQEIVIEEVVNTLQQWIKDAIER, from the coding sequence ATGCGATTATCACAAATGTTATTTGTTACACTACGGGATGATCCTGCTGATGCGGAAATCCCTAGCCATAAATTATTACTCCGTGCAGGTTATATCCGTCGCATCGGTAGTGGGATTTATGCTTATCTTCCCCTAATGTGGCGGGTTTTGCAAAAAGTTTCCCAAATTGTCCGGGAAGAAATGAACGCTACCGGCGCACAAGAATGTTTATTACCGCAGTTACAACCTTCTGAATTATGGCAGGAGTCAGGACGCTGGGATACTTATACTAAGGCTGAAGGAATTATGTTTTCTTTGGTTGATAGAAGAGAACAACAATTAGGACTAGGACCAACTCACGAAGAAGTAATTACCACAGTTGCCCGTGATATGATTCGTTCCTATCGTCAATTACCTGTACATTTATATCAAATTCAAACTAAGTTTCGTGATGAAATTCGTCCTCGTTTTGGTTTAATGCGTGGACGAGAATTTATCATGAAAGATGGTTATTCTTTTCATGCTGATGAAGAAAGTTTGCAAAAAACTTACCAGGAAATGTACACTGCTTACAGTAATATGTTGCGGCGTTCTGGTTTGGCTTTTCGGGCTGTGGAAGCTGATTCTGGTGCTATTGGTGGTTCTGGTTCGACAGAATTTATGGTATTAGCAGAAGCAGGAGAAGATGAAGTTCTCTACACTGAAGATGGTAAATATGCCGCAAACGTAGAAAAGGCAGTTTCTTTACCAGCAGATGCGGAAACTTCACCTTTTACAACTTACGAAAAACGGGAAACTCCGGGAATTGATACAATTGAAAAACTTTGTAATTTCTTGAAATGTTCTCCTACTCAAATTGTCAAAAACGTTTTATATCAAACTGTATATGATAACGGTTTAACGCTTTTGGTGTTGATAAATATTCGCGGAGATCAGGAAATCAATGAAGTTAAATTACAAAATGAATTAACTAAATTAGCTCCTCAATTTGGTGCTAAAACTATTCTGACTCTAACTGTACCAAATGCTGAAGCCCAAGAAACGTGGAAAGCTAAATCTTTACCTTTAGGTTATATCGCACCAGACATTGCTGATGATTATATTGCGGGAAGTAAACAGGTAAATTCTCAATTTGTGCGGTTGGTAGATCAAACTGCGGTGGAGTTAAAGAATTTTGTTACTGGTGCAAATGAAAGCGGTTTTCACGTAGTTGGTGCAAATTGGAATGAGCAATTTAAATTACCTGCTATAGCCGTAGATATTCGTAAAGCAAAATTAGGCGATCGCTCCCTGCATGACCCAACCCAAACCCTACAAACAGCTAGAGGTATCGAAGCTGGTCACATCTTCCAACTGGGGACAAAATACTCCCAAGCTATGGGTGCAACTTATACCAACGAACAAGGGGAAGAAAAGCCTTTAGTTATGGGTTGTTATGGTGTTGGCGTGTCACGTTTAGCACAATCAGCCGTAGAACAATCCTATGATAAAGATGGCATAATTTGGCCAGTAGCGATCGCACCATATCACGCCATTATCACAATTCCTAACATTAAAGATGCCCAACAGATCGCCGTCGCCGAAAAACTTTACACCGAACTCAACTCTTCAGGTGTAGAAACATTATTAGATGACAGAGATGAACGCGCAGGGGTTAAATTCAAAGATGCAGATTTAATCGGGATTCCCTTTAGAATAGTCACCGGACGAGCGATTACAAATGGTAAAGTCGAAGTAGTCAAACGCGCAAATCGTGAATCTCAAGAAATTGTCATTGAGGAAGTAGTCAATACATTGCAACAGTGGATTAAAGACGCAATAGAACGTTAA
- a CDS encoding 1-acyl-sn-glycerol-3-phosphate acyltransferase: protein MYQAQPPLEFIPPAFNPLLLKLVHLVLPDWIRWKTPISNIEANNVETLADCYQRFQDGKIRFMLAFRHPQTADPLCLTYLLSQILPKVARVGGTRLQYPLHAHFIYDRGIPLWAGSHVGWVISHLGGTPIQRGKADWTGLRSARDLYINGKFPMAAAPEGATNGLSEIISPLEPGIAQMGFWCAEDLQKAGRDEEVLIVPIGIKYSYVHEPWDNIANLLTELEAASGLSVNQEKTEASFAALYPRLLGLAEHLLSVMEQFYTKFYHQTLPDEKITNGEITDRNEALAYRLQAVMNIALFIAEQYFDLPSRGNWNDRCRRVEQAGWNYIFREDFKDIKLLSSIDKSLGDRIAEEAYFRMWHMRLVESFVAVSGIYIREKPTVERFAEMTLLLWDMVNKIKGNIPLNRPELGKQQVKITVSTPISVSGRYPVYKGSRVAARQSVAELTSDLQQVLEGLVDKE, encoded by the coding sequence ATGTATCAAGCACAACCACCTTTAGAATTTATTCCGCCAGCTTTTAACCCTTTGTTGTTAAAGTTGGTACATTTAGTTCTACCTGACTGGATTCGGTGGAAAACACCCATTAGCAACATTGAAGCAAACAATGTTGAAACTTTGGCGGATTGTTATCAGCGGTTTCAGGATGGTAAAATCCGGTTTATGTTGGCGTTTCGTCATCCTCAAACAGCAGACCCTCTTTGTTTAACTTATTTACTGTCCCAAATCTTGCCTAAAGTAGCACGAGTTGGGGGTACACGGCTACAATATCCACTTCATGCCCATTTTATCTATGATCGGGGAATTCCTCTTTGGGCTGGTTCTCACGTGGGTTGGGTAATTTCTCACTTGGGGGGAACTCCGATTCAACGCGGTAAAGCCGATTGGACTGGGTTGCGTTCCGCACGGGATTTGTATATTAATGGTAAGTTTCCTATGGCTGCTGCGCCCGAGGGTGCTACAAATGGTTTATCGGAGATTATTAGTCCGTTAGAACCGGGTATCGCACAGATGGGTTTTTGGTGTGCGGAAGATTTACAAAAAGCGGGAAGAGATGAGGAAGTTTTAATTGTACCAATTGGCATTAAATATAGTTATGTCCATGAACCTTGGGATAATATAGCAAATTTATTAACTGAATTAGAGGCAGCTAGTGGTTTATCTGTGAATCAAGAGAAAACTGAGGCTTCTTTTGCTGCGCTTTATCCCCGATTATTAGGGTTAGCTGAACATTTATTATCGGTAATGGAGCAATTTTATACTAAATTTTATCATCAAACATTGCCAGATGAAAAGATTACTAATGGGGAAATTACAGATAGAAATGAGGCTTTAGCTTATCGGTTACAAGCTGTAATGAATATCGCTTTATTTATTGCTGAACAATATTTTGATTTACCATCTAGAGGGAATTGGAATGATAGATGTAGACGGGTAGAACAAGCAGGTTGGAATTATATATTTAGGGAAGATTTTAAGGATATTAAATTATTATCATCTATTGATAAAAGTTTGGGAGATAGAATTGCTGAGGAAGCATATTTTCGGATGTGGCACATGAGGTTAGTTGAGAGTTTTGTAGCTGTTTCTGGGATTTATATCCGGGAAAAACCAACGGTGGAAAGATTTGCAGAAATGACTTTACTTTTATGGGATATGGTGAATAAAATTAAGGGGAATATTCCTTTAAATCGTCCAGAATTGGGTAAGCAGCAGGTGAAGATAACTGTGAGTACACCAATTTCTGTTTCTGGACGTTATCCGGTTTATAAAGGTAGTCGGGTTGCTGCTAGACAATCTGTGGCTGAGTTGACGAGTGATTTGCAGCAGGTTTTGGAGGGTTTGGTGGATAAGGAATGA
- a CDS encoding type II toxin-antitoxin system VapC family toxin, which produces MSNYLLDTNILLRSRDITSPDFHLVDKTIKYLISNNHQCFITSQVIIEFWVVATRPVNVNGLGWTGKQTTQAVQMLINQFDLLEEIPDVFSIWLNLVTTYNISGKRTHDIHILAVMLAHNISHILTLNPKDFIAVPEVTIIHPQSINS; this is translated from the coding sequence ATGAGTAATTACTTATTAGATACCAATATTCTGTTACGTTCAAGAGATATAACATCTCCAGATTTTCATTTAGTTGATAAAACAATTAAATATTTAATATCTAATAATCATCAATGTTTTATTACCTCTCAGGTAATCATTGAATTTTGGGTTGTTGCTACTCGTCCTGTTAATGTTAATGGATTAGGATGGACTGGAAAACAAACAACTCAAGCAGTACAAATGCTAATAAATCAATTTGATTTACTAGAAGAGATACCAGATGTATTTTCTATTTGGTTGAACTTGGTGACAACATATAATATTTCTGGTAAACGCACTCACGATATACACATATTAGCTGTGATGCTTGCTCATAATATCAGCCATATTTTAACTTTAAACCCCAAAGATTTTATAGCTGTTCCAGAAGTTACGATTATTCATCCTCAAAGTATTAATAGCTAA